The Streptomyces hundungensis genome contains the following window.
CCTCACCAGCGCAGATGTCCGCTTCGGACACGACCTGACCGGAGGCAACAAGAAGTCGGTCTTCTGGGTAGAACTCGATCGGAGGGAGCCGTGACCCTCTCGAGCTCTCCCGCACACAGCCCGCAGCTCGGCTGGCCTGCGGATGGCATCGCGCCCGGGACACCGAGGCCGTTGGACGCCGACGACATCACCGAGACGATCGACAGCATCCTCGACCGCTGCTCGACCGTGCCTTCGCCAGAAACGAGTGCTCGCCGGCAGAAACGTCTGCGCGAGTACCTGCGCCCCCTGGCCTCCACCATGGCCGAACGTATCTCCGTCGAACTCCGCGAGGGCAACCCATCCGCTGAACTACTCGCACTCGCCCTTCTGTTCATCCAGGACAAGGCCACGGCCAGCCTGCCCAGCGACCCGGAACTCGCTCACGACGCTGTACGCGACCTCGCACGCCACTGCCGCGCACTCCTGCGCCTGACTACCGAGGACCCGACAGTCCAGCGGCAGGAGCAACCCGCGGAAAGAGCGCGACTGATACCAGCGAACCGAACGCTCCCGCGAGGGTTGTCATGAGCAGCCAGACAGACCGCACAGTTCCGCTCCGCGCGGAGAGAACCCACGATGGTCCGTCGGCGCCTCTGATCATTACGTCCACGCACGCCTTTGCCGGGCAAAACCCCCCGGAGTCCTCGACGGCATCTGCCCTGCGGGGCTCGAGGACCTCGGCACGCTAGAACGAAAGATCCTGGAACTCCTCGTCATCGGCAGCACGGACAGGGCCATCGCAGAAGCACTCGCCGTCAGTCCTGACCAAGTGTCGTGGTGCGTCCGGAAACTGATCAAACGTGTCGGCCATCGGACCACCCGCGCCGGCCTGGTCGCCCTCGCGCTGCGCCATCGCCTGGTAGACCACCCACGTCCCCAGCATCCCGGCCACCTCCCGGACGAGAGCATGGCTCTGCTGTGGTCCCTGGCCTGCGGCCAGACCTTCAAGGCCTTCGCGGAGGGGATCGGTACATGGGAGGCAGAGAGAATCCGAACCAACCTACGCATGCGACTCTGCGGCTTGCCCAATCCCGAACGATCGGC
Protein-coding sequences here:
- a CDS encoding DUF6415 family natural product biosynthesis protein, with product MDADDITETIDSILDRCSTVPSPETSARRQKRLREYLRPLASTMAERISVELREGNPSAELLALALLFIQDKATASLPSDPELAHDAVRDLARHCRALLRLTTEDPTVQRQEQPAERARLIPANRTLPRGLS